One Brassica napus cultivar Da-Ae chromosome C4, Da-Ae, whole genome shotgun sequence genomic region harbors:
- the LOC125585851 gene encoding disease resistance protein RML1A-like produces MGKVSISGRAFERMPNHQFLKIWNSGNGNTLRIAKDMKSHLKLLYWSDYPRKHLPPKFQPKNLIEISMQNSHILEKIWGGIQPLPNLKNITLSHCSRLKEIPNLSEATNLETLSLSSCSSLVELPSSVRNLHKPKELDMSYCKKLRVIPTNINLVSLEIVNMSDCSQLRTFPDISSNIKYLYVTNTKIKDIPPSVVGRWSRLEWLNMGSRRLKILTYIPLGVTNLELSNSDIKWVPDCVTGIPCLKSLNISNCRKLVSLQSLPPSLRKLYASFCESLKSVCFSFYETKNISSFYDPTREVRFVNCLSLDEEARRAIIQRWDYKSLLLPSKKVPAEFTLKGNKNSITISSMTFSASSRFKACLLLSPTQPFFSHNFVCRLSSKGVIIDELKFSLWNLQLLTEHFVVFSGDLFEEHISLEADTTSSDIMFEFSGRRDTCCRGNYDKNTDYIIIGCGVQILAEEGESRAADLKSTRMKPLRSLKMKVW; encoded by the exons ATGGGCAAAGTCTCTATAAGTGGGCGAGCCTTTGAACGAATGCCTAATCATCAATTCTTAAAGATATGGAATTCAGGAAATGGCAATACACTGAGAATAGCAAAGGACATGAAATCTCATCTAAAGTTACTCTATTGGTCTGATTACCCAAGAAAACATCTTCCTCCAAAGTTTCAGCCTAAAAATCTCATCGAGATTTCGATGCAAAATAGCCACATTCTTGAAAAGATATGGGGTGGAATCCAG CCCCTTCCAAATCTCAAGAATATAACTCTGAGCCATTGCTCGAGGTTGAAAGAAATTCCAAATCTTTCCGAGGCTACTAATCTTGAGACACTATCACTTTCGTCCTGCTCAAGTTTGGTGGAGCTTCCGTCTTCTGTTAGGAATCTACACAAACCGAAAGAGTTGGACATGAGCTACTGCAAAAAGCTACGAGTTATTCCCACCAACATCAACTTAGTATCTCTTGAGATCGTCAACATGAGTGATTGCTCCCAGTTGAGAACGTTTCCAGACatttctagcaacataaaataTCTTTATGTGACAAACACAAAGATAAAAGATATTCCTCCATCCGTTGTTGGACGCTGGTCTCGTCTTGAATGGCTTAATATGGGCAGCAGAAGGCTCAAGATATTAACATATATCCCGCTAGGTGTGACAAATCTAGAACTAAGCAACAGTGATATAAAGTGGGTTCCAGATTGTGTCACTGGTATCCCTTGTCTTAAGTCTCTTAACATCAGCAACTGCAGAAAGCTAGTGTCACTGCAGAGTCTCCCGCCTTCGCTTCGGAAACTCTATGCAAGTTTTTGTGAATCCCTCAAAAGCGTATGTTTCTCGTTCTATGAAACGAAGAATATATCTTCTTTCTACGATCCAACCAGAGAAGTCAGGTTTGTCAACTGTTTGTCATTAGATGAAGAAGCAAGAAGGGCAATCATACAACGATGGGATTACAAGTCTTTATTGTTACCAAGTAAAAAAGTCCCTGCAGAGTTTACTCTCAAAGGCAATAAAAACTCCATAACCATCTCTTCAATGACTTTCTCTGCATCATCAAGATTTAAGGCTTGCCTCCTgctttctccaacccaaccgtTCTTCTCCCACAATTTTGTTTGTCGTCTAAGTAGCAAAGGGGTTATCATCGACGAACTTAAATTCTCTTTGTGGAATCTTCAACTCTTAACTGAACACTTCGTAGTATTTTCTGGGGACCTATTTGAAGAACACATATCCCTTGAAGCTGATACGACTAGCAGCGACATTATGTTTGAATTCAGCGGCAGGAGAGACACTTGCTGCAGGGGAAACTATGACAAGAATACTGATTATATAATTATTGGGTGTGGAGTACAGATCTTGGCAGAGGAAGGGGAGAGTAGAGCAGCAGATTTAAAGAGCACAAGGATGAAGCCATTAAGATCTCTAAAGATGAAAGTGTGGTAA